A section of the Prevotella melaninogenica genome encodes:
- the coaW gene encoding type II pantothenate kinase, translating into MKISIGIDVGISTTKIVGIREGKVIKPLRIKATDPVTSLYGAFGKYLYDNRIDLSEVERVMLTGVGAHYIDKPVYGLPTAKADEFLADGLGAQFESKLQRMIVVSMGTGTSLVLCNGNEVRHIGGIGIGGGTLSGLSRLLLQTDNINEIIALANKGDISRINLQIKDISTSPLPGLPMDATASLFANAQANASREDIALGLIGLVLQSIGSATILSSLNSDIRDFVLIGNLSLLPQCELLFPVMEKIYDVRFIIPKNSEYCTAIGAALQADNIENI; encoded by the coding sequence ATGAAGATTTCCATCGGTATAGATGTGGGTATTTCAACAACTAAGATTGTTGGAATCAGAGAGGGAAAGGTTATTAAACCTTTGCGTATCAAGGCTACTGATCCAGTAACATCCTTGTATGGCGCTTTTGGAAAATATCTATATGACAATAGAATAGATCTGTCTGAGGTTGAGCGTGTTATGCTTACGGGCGTAGGTGCTCACTATATTGACAAGCCTGTTTATGGGCTTCCAACAGCTAAGGCAGATGAGTTTTTGGCTGATGGCTTAGGTGCTCAGTTTGAGTCGAAGTTGCAACGTATGATCGTTGTTTCGATGGGTACGGGTACATCACTTGTTCTTTGCAATGGCAATGAGGTTCGTCATATCGGCGGTATTGGTATTGGTGGCGGTACGTTGAGTGGTCTTTCTCGTTTGCTTTTGCAGACGGATAATATCAATGAGATTATTGCTTTAGCCAATAAGGGGGATATTTCTCGTATCAACCTGCAGATTAAGGATATTTCAACTAGTCCACTCCCAGGCTTACCAATGGATGCAACAGCATCTCTCTTTGCCAATGCACAGGCTAATGCAAGCCGTGAGGATATTGCCTTAGGCTTGATAGGTCTGGTGTTACAGTCGATTGGTTCGGCAACTATCTTGAGCTCTTTGAATAGCGATATTCGTGACTTTGTACTCATTGGAAACCTTAGTTTATTGCCACAATGCGAACTTCTCTTCCCTGTAATGGAGAAGATTTATGACGTTCGCTTTATTATTCCGAAGAATTCAGAGTATTGTACAGCCATAGGTGCTGCATTACAAGCAGATAACATCGAGAATATATAA